A window of Sutcliffiella cohnii contains these coding sequences:
- a CDS encoding putative holin-like toxin encodes MTTFQTLALMISFAGLIVSIISYVDRK; translated from the coding sequence ATGACGACATTTCAAACGTTAGCGCTAATGATTTCATTTGCCGGTTTGATCGTGTCCATCATCTCGTATGTAGACAGAAAATAA
- a CDS encoding transposase, with translation MSALAKSKTPSYVLTLRIKTEIHQEHKLSKRFELSRGMYNACLRELLKRYTALKQSKKYRVVCKMEKGKKRNKLFSELNKEFGLAEYSLHEFVKPMQHEFKKNIDSFTSQKIATRAFKAFEKLMYKQGKKVHFKKCGEMYSVEGKSNSTGIRYKDGNIFWNGLVLRTIVKKKDDYAHLALEDKIKFVRIKREWIKNKYVYYAQLVLEGTPPKKYNTKGMKNNSSTQKRVGIDIGTSTVAVCSETKVMLTELAPSVIDLDKQIRIIQRSMDRSKRASNPLKYKKDGTIDTSNKDKWLFSKRYMRKKSQLKELQRLNRAKRKQDHETLANSIIALGDVVFVETMSFKGLQRRAKETTVNEKGKFNKKKRFGRTISNRAPAMLLRIIERKLKYKGLRLNKVNTTLTKASQYNHFTNTYEKKKLHERWNNFGFCKIQRDLYSAFLLMNCKESLDEIDRDLCEQHFHKFRKMHDLEITRMKTKEKSSVRMDI, from the coding sequence GTGAGTGCGTTGGCTAAATCTAAAACTCCAAGCTATGTTCTAACGTTAAGAATAAAAACTGAAATACACCAAGAGCATAAATTATCTAAGCGATTCGAGTTATCCAGGGGCATGTATAATGCATGCTTAAGAGAATTACTTAAAAGATATACAGCTTTAAAACAATCAAAAAAGTATCGAGTTGTTTGTAAGATGGAGAAGGGAAAAAAGCGAAATAAGCTATTTTCAGAGTTGAATAAGGAGTTTGGATTAGCCGAGTATTCGCTTCATGAGTTTGTGAAACCGATGCAACATGAATTTAAAAAGAATATAGATTCATTTACCAGCCAAAAAATTGCCACAAGAGCTTTCAAAGCTTTTGAAAAATTAATGTACAAACAAGGGAAGAAAGTGCATTTCAAGAAGTGCGGCGAAATGTATTCCGTCGAAGGGAAGTCTAATTCAACAGGTATCAGATACAAGGATGGCAATATATTTTGGAACGGTCTAGTTCTTAGAACAATCGTTAAAAAGAAAGACGACTATGCCCACCTTGCGCTAGAAGACAAAATAAAATTTGTTAGAATTAAAAGAGAATGGATTAAGAATAAATATGTATACTACGCTCAATTAGTACTCGAAGGAACGCCTCCGAAAAAGTACAATACCAAAGGGATGAAAAATAATAGTTCTACTCAGAAAAGAGTAGGTATTGATATAGGGACTTCTACTGTGGCAGTCTGTTCTGAAACAAAAGTTATGCTGACGGAGCTTGCGCCTAGTGTTATTGATTTAGATAAACAGATAAGGATTATCCAAAGAAGTATGGACAGAAGTAAAAGAGCAAGCAATCCATTAAAATATAAAAAAGACGGCACGATTGATACTAGCAATAAAGACAAATGGCTCTTTTCAAAACGATATATGAGAAAAAAGAGCCAATTAAAAGAGTTGCAGAGGCTGAATAGAGCTAAAAGAAAACAGGATCATGAAACGCTAGCTAACTCCATCATTGCTTTAGGTGACGTTGTATTTGTCGAAACCATGAGTTTTAAGGGACTTCAAAGAAGAGCGAAAGAAACAACGGTGAATGAAAAAGGCAAATTCAATAAAAAGAAAAGGTTCGGAAGAACGATCAGCAATCGAGCACCTGCGATGTTACTAAGGATTATAGAACGCAAACTTAAATACAAAGGCTTAAGATTAAATAAAGTAAATACAACACTTACAAAAGCAAGTCAATATAATCATTTCACTAATACATATGAAAAGAAAAAACTTCACGAAAGATGGAACAACTTTGGTTTCTGTAAAATACAACGAGATTTATATTCAGCTTTTCTATTAATGAACTGCAAGGAAAGCTTGGATGAAATAGATAGAGATCTGTGTGAACAACACTTCCATAAATTTAGAAAAATGCACGACTTAGAAATAACAAGGATGAAAACGAAAGAAAAATCCTCCGTTAGAATGGATATATAA
- a CDS encoding S8 family serine peptidase, with translation MRVKRYSLTAIILTFLLVFTSMPVSALTGTVNSLTNKLASAFSDLPLNTQVETVVDPLLTKALKSASEVEVIVTFWGDEAPTARHNELLGKLGIKKGVSFQSLPIAGVIATPTQVSELAALPQVRSLYFNEKLEYENYDATNLTGARKVQTEDAFRKANGGMPVSGKGVTVLVNDSGIDGTHKDLEYGRKTIQNVLGTTNLNAQTSLLPITYTENVPNTDTASHGTHVAGTVAGNGVMSSGKHAGVAPGASLVGYGSGAGIFILDTLGGFDYALTHQYEYDIRVITNSFGSTGDVGSDFDPSHPTNVATKKLYDRGIVVVFSAGNSGPAESTITGNFKKAPWVITVAAGDKAGNLASFSSRGVEGKGGTVVVDGQEFTWEDRPTVTAPGVDIISTRAVDALTPLGAQKDAELIETAHLPYYTTASGTSMAAPHVAGIVALMLDANPNLSPDEVKAILQQTATNIPGKASWEVGAGYVNAFAAVDVAFNGREYGKTLNVNQTFNSSIDLDVKRQDISIPYDPATNGSIPFEVKEGLTEIGVTVYGQGFAGSGNPINLVLIDPTGKEYSSGISLLFALYYDRTVIVPSPVAGTWTIEIRGLRGDTVNPIGIALPETVNGVVTTRESKGYTGLNDIAGHRYQDSIIMAVHNRLVDGNKDGNYQPDAAVSRGELAKLLVMGMGIRQSLPVDGSQSFQDLKNSALLSFAESVSARGGALKDPSIQQQPVMLTDGSKFSANKEVTREEVAYSLVQSLGLENEANARSVKLESEPFVVYYGDQKIVIEDSASFTPNLRGYVQLAFELNILSAEDYFADNMEYKLKDGEVNFYAKFEPAKAVTRAEYAAFANRTYNVYISN, from the coding sequence ATGAGAGTAAAAAGGTATAGTTTGACGGCAATAATTTTAACATTTCTTCTCGTATTTACTAGTATGCCAGTATCCGCATTAACAGGGACAGTTAATTCGTTGACTAATAAGTTAGCTTCCGCGTTTAGTGATTTACCATTAAACACGCAAGTCGAAACGGTGGTAGATCCTCTGCTGACAAAGGCGTTAAAATCGGCAAGCGAAGTGGAGGTTATTGTGACGTTTTGGGGAGACGAAGCACCAACAGCGCGCCATAATGAATTGTTAGGCAAGCTTGGGATTAAGAAAGGTGTTTCGTTTCAATCTCTACCAATTGCAGGGGTTATTGCAACTCCCACACAAGTGTCGGAATTAGCTGCTCTACCTCAAGTTCGTTCGCTCTATTTCAACGAGAAACTAGAATATGAAAACTATGATGCAACAAATCTAACAGGTGCACGCAAAGTGCAAACAGAGGATGCGTTTAGAAAAGCAAACGGAGGCATGCCTGTTTCAGGTAAAGGTGTAACCGTTTTAGTTAATGATAGTGGTATTGATGGAACGCACAAAGACTTAGAATATGGAAGAAAAACTATTCAAAATGTTTTAGGGACTACGAACCTTAATGCACAGACCAGTCTACTACCAATTACGTATACGGAAAATGTGCCAAACACAGATACTGCATCTCACGGTACACATGTTGCAGGTACGGTTGCAGGAAACGGTGTAATGTCTAGCGGCAAGCATGCTGGTGTTGCACCAGGAGCTAGTTTAGTAGGATATGGATCTGGAGCTGGAATATTTATTTTGGATACGTTAGGTGGATTTGATTATGCGTTAACACACCAGTATGAATATGATATTCGAGTTATCACGAACTCCTTCGGTAGTACGGGTGATGTTGGTTCTGATTTTGATCCAAGCCATCCTACAAACGTTGCTACAAAGAAATTATATGATCGAGGAATTGTCGTCGTATTTTCCGCAGGTAACTCTGGTCCAGCTGAAAGTACTATCACCGGTAACTTTAAAAAAGCTCCTTGGGTCATTACAGTCGCTGCTGGCGATAAAGCTGGAAATCTAGCTAGCTTCTCTTCTCGTGGTGTAGAAGGAAAAGGTGGAACGGTTGTAGTAGATGGACAAGAATTTACTTGGGAAGATCGCCCGACAGTTACGGCTCCAGGGGTAGATATTATTTCTACACGTGCAGTAGATGCATTAACTCCGTTAGGTGCCCAAAAAGATGCAGAATTAATTGAAACAGCTCATTTACCATACTATACTACGGCTAGTGGTACATCGATGGCTGCTCCGCATGTAGCTGGAATTGTTGCGCTAATGCTAGATGCAAACCCTAATTTAAGTCCAGATGAAGTGAAAGCAATTCTACAGCAAACAGCAACAAATATTCCTGGGAAAGCTTCGTGGGAAGTAGGAGCTGGATATGTGAATGCTTTTGCAGCGGTCGATGTAGCATTTAACGGTCGTGAATACGGTAAAACGTTAAATGTTAATCAAACGTTCAACAGTAGCATAGATTTAGATGTGAAGAGACAGGATATTTCGATTCCGTACGACCCAGCAACAAATGGGAGTATACCATTTGAAGTGAAGGAAGGCTTAACGGAAATCGGTGTAACCGTTTATGGTCAAGGCTTTGCTGGAAGTGGTAACCCAATTAACTTAGTATTAATTGACCCAACTGGGAAAGAGTATAGCTCTGGTATTTCCTTACTTTTTGCACTTTATTACGATAGAACGGTCATTGTCCCATCCCCGGTAGCTGGAACATGGACGATTGAAATACGTGGATTACGTGGTGATACGGTAAATCCAATCGGAATAGCGTTACCTGAAACGGTCAATGGCGTAGTCACGACAAGAGAGTCCAAAGGTTACACAGGCTTAAACGATATTGCTGGCCACCGCTACCAAGACTCTATTATTATGGCCGTTCATAATAGACTAGTAGACGGGAACAAAGATGGGAACTATCAACCAGATGCAGCAGTATCACGTGGAGAGCTTGCAAAATTATTAGTAATGGGTATGGGGATTCGTCAAAGTTTACCAGTGGACGGTTCTCAATCGTTCCAAGATTTAAAAAATTCGGCGCTGCTTTCCTTTGCGGAATCTGTATCTGCTAGAGGGGGAGCATTAAAAGACCCCTCTATCCAACAACAACCTGTTATGTTAACGGATGGATCTAAGTTCTCTGCGAACAAGGAAGTAACAAGAGAAGAAGTTGCATATTCTTTAGTCCAAAGCTTAGGATTAGAAAACGAAGCGAATGCTAGAAGTGTAAAATTAGAATCAGAGCCGTTCGTTGTATACTATGGCGATCAAAAAATTGTTATTGAAGATAGTGCATCTTTCACACCAAATTTAAGAGGATACGTGCAACTTGCATTCGAACTAAACATCCTTTCGGCAGAAGATTATTTTGCCGACAATATGGAATATAAGTTAAAAGACGGAGAAGTAAACTTTTATGCGAAATTCGAGCCTGCAAAAGCCGTCACCCGCGCTGAGTACGCAGCATTTGCGAATAGAACATACAACGTATATATAAGCAACTAA
- a CDS encoding RNA polymerase sigma factor has product MNEKQKESFIRDVYHPYHQDVYHYCLYFVNNVEDAQDLTQDIFVKALKSISTFKGDSSVRTWIMSIAKNTTVDFYRKKKIRRLLPFKWTNEKSTFVPSPEFNVERNVDWKVIQEALNSLKNDYRQVIILRGLKEFSTKETAEILGWSESKVKVNYHRALKKISSYISTDEEGVVMYDKSK; this is encoded by the coding sequence TTGAATGAAAAACAAAAAGAATCCTTCATTAGAGACGTTTATCATCCATACCACCAAGATGTATACCATTACTGTCTTTATTTTGTAAACAATGTGGAAGATGCTCAAGATTTAACGCAAGATATTTTTGTGAAGGCGTTGAAAAGTATAAGTACCTTCAAAGGTGATTCCAGTGTTCGAACGTGGATTATGTCTATAGCAAAAAATACTACGGTTGATTTTTACCGAAAGAAAAAAATACGTCGGCTTCTTCCATTTAAATGGACAAACGAGAAATCTACATTTGTGCCTTCACCTGAATTTAATGTAGAAAGAAACGTAGATTGGAAGGTAATCCAAGAGGCATTAAACTCTCTGAAAAACGATTATCGACAAGTTATTATTCTTAGAGGATTGAAAGAATTCTCGACTAAAGAAACAGCCGAAATACTAGGGTGGAGTGAATCGAAAGTAAAGGTGAATTATCATCGAGCATTGAAAAAAATAAGCAGCTACATTTCTACTGATGAGGAAGGAGTAGTGATGTATGATAAATCGAAATAA
- a CDS encoding FtsX-like permease family protein has translation MFVVVILILLLIGTGFIGSLAVTDRMNLQARTDLEANWRYHYDILVLPEEVKGNNVLGDGWVPPQSSIAGYGGITIEDLEIIRQIPGVKIAAPIAKVGYHQGDYLNVVAKDAEPGEFYEVNVQKMANDGINDYIIQDSHYITNYYSPEFEESLLYQKFNQERNLPEWYQIRIPPTELLRYPNELLVVAIDPEAEEQLFSFHDSTEEGLSVLKSVNNSGIMPEVSFLALNSQLYDYRESISIKRFETPDEVTEADLQNGVDAYLQSLPQTEIVSLELETLSPEWRNVNGVLHVSKDEITKELYSYGATLSSFYKYGQLSYEIITQEENSIPTVFAKQFNPPSIAEFSIDFPSYRQKYGEDHDSLVAANIVGFYDATKVQSNFNPVWKEGEPLDIYTPHHSVAFMDGAGESLNPTQLKPLPLKYAYYTGAPDLLTSLSALRLYYKDDPPLSSIRVLVDGVEKRTEESQRIIEQVATEIIDKTGHHVEIMLGSVGEKIHVHLEGTGANEVGVVEEVWQRQGVSWSIEQRLDEANKWLFLYLFLIGFVFIYTVITHSLLKRSVEFSILRSFGWSRKRILLLLCLEITILATVSTSFMFLVNLYMDILSTQFFFLIWIAFFLMIGLGYWSGSSKSIKNSPRYGLAGEVMSQKSRSLLPIRGLGSYVLHQMVRKPLRFGLLVGTIGLTLYVGVLYLAAQSSMEQFLFLSVLGEAINLHMAPYQKLFLIGGLILTILCVFFLLFLNVTDRKKELLIMRSIGWSLTRIQLFLCLEVALIGLIGSLLGVGGAVVTIVAFTTMSVPVSIALYASFVTLFLLLFSIIILTGTISLRGMVRDQHAA, from the coding sequence ATGTTTGTTGTAGTTATTCTTATTTTATTATTAATAGGAACTGGATTTATCGGGTCGCTTGCCGTAACGGATCGGATGAACTTGCAAGCACGAACCGATTTAGAAGCAAATTGGAGATACCACTATGACATTCTAGTTCTCCCTGAGGAAGTAAAAGGTAACAATGTTCTAGGAGATGGATGGGTGCCACCTCAGTCCAGTATAGCTGGGTACGGGGGAATCACCATAGAAGATTTAGAGATCATTAGACAAATTCCAGGAGTGAAGATTGCGGCCCCAATTGCAAAAGTTGGTTACCATCAAGGTGATTATCTTAATGTAGTTGCTAAGGATGCCGAACCTGGTGAATTTTATGAGGTAAATGTTCAAAAAATGGCTAATGACGGAATTAACGACTATATCATTCAGGACTCACATTATATAACTAACTACTATTCTCCAGAGTTTGAAGAATCTCTTCTCTATCAAAAATTTAATCAGGAGAGGAATTTACCAGAATGGTACCAGATTCGAATACCTCCGACAGAACTGCTTCGTTATCCAAATGAGCTACTAGTTGTAGCCATTGATCCTGAAGCTGAAGAGCAATTATTTTCCTTTCATGATAGTACTGAGGAAGGTTTAAGTGTCTTAAAGAGTGTTAACAACAGTGGTATTATGCCCGAGGTTTCCTTTCTTGCCTTGAATAGCCAATTGTATGATTATCGCGAGTCTATTTCCATTAAGCGATTTGAAACACCAGATGAAGTAACGGAAGCCGACCTCCAGAACGGTGTAGATGCTTACTTGCAATCACTTCCGCAAACAGAAATTGTTTCCCTTGAATTAGAGACACTATCCCCAGAGTGGCGCAATGTTAACGGGGTGTTACATGTCAGTAAAGATGAAATTACAAAGGAGCTTTATTCATATGGCGCAACATTATCAAGCTTCTATAAATATGGGCAACTCTCCTATGAAATAATTACGCAAGAAGAAAACAGTATACCGACTGTTTTTGCTAAACAATTTAATCCTCCCTCGATAGCAGAATTCTCAATCGACTTTCCTAGTTATCGTCAAAAATATGGAGAGGATCATGATAGCTTAGTTGCTGCTAATATTGTAGGTTTTTATGATGCTACAAAAGTTCAATCTAATTTTAATCCTGTCTGGAAGGAAGGAGAACCGTTAGATATTTATACGCCTCATCATAGTGTAGCTTTTATGGACGGGGCAGGGGAGTCGCTAAATCCGACGCAACTTAAGCCACTTCCTTTAAAATATGCTTACTATACAGGAGCACCCGATTTACTAACTTCTTTAAGTGCATTAAGGCTCTATTATAAAGATGATCCCCCATTGTCATCTATTCGTGTATTGGTGGATGGCGTCGAGAAACGTACTGAGGAAAGTCAAAGGATCATTGAACAAGTTGCTACCGAAATTATCGATAAAACAGGTCACCATGTTGAAATAATGCTTGGGTCTGTTGGTGAAAAAATTCATGTGCATTTGGAAGGAACAGGTGCAAATGAAGTTGGGGTAGTAGAGGAAGTTTGGCAGAGACAAGGAGTAAGCTGGAGCATCGAGCAACGGTTAGATGAAGCGAATAAATGGCTCTTTCTTTATTTGTTTTTAATTGGCTTCGTCTTTATTTACACGGTTATCACTCATAGTTTGTTAAAGCGTTCAGTTGAATTTTCAATACTACGTTCGTTCGGATGGTCAAGAAAAAGAATCCTTTTACTTTTATGTCTTGAAATAACAATTCTTGCAACGGTTTCAACTAGTTTTATGTTTTTAGTGAATCTTTATATGGACATTCTATCTACGCAATTTTTCTTTCTGATTTGGATTGCTTTTTTCCTTATGATTGGGCTCGGCTATTGGTCTGGGAGTAGTAAATCTATAAAAAACTCACCACGTTATGGATTAGCTGGAGAAGTAATGAGTCAGAAATCACGTTCATTGTTACCGATTAGAGGCTTAGGTTCATACGTTTTGCACCAAATGGTAAGAAAGCCACTGCGGTTCGGCCTTCTAGTAGGTACAATTGGACTTACTTTATATGTTGGCGTTTTATATTTGGCAGCCCAAAGTAGTATGGAACAATTTTTATTTTTAAGTGTGTTAGGAGAAGCAATTAATCTTCATATGGCACCTTATCAAAAGCTATTTCTTATCGGTGGTCTCATCTTGACAATTTTATGTGTGTTCTTCCTTTTATTTTTGAATGTGACAGATCGGAAAAAAGAACTATTAATTATGCGTTCAATCGGATGGTCTTTAACTCGAATTCAGCTATTTTTATGCTTGGAAGTTGCACTCATTGGATTAATAGGTTCTCTTCTAGGTGTTGGGGGTGCGGTAGTGACCATTGTAGCTTTTACAACTATGTCTGTTCCTGTCTCGATAGCGCTTTACGCAAGTTTTGTTACACTGTTTTTACTACTATTTTCCATCATCATCCTTACAGGGACAATATCATTGAGAGGGATGGTGCGCGACCAACATGCAGCATAA
- a CDS encoding ABC transporter ATP-binding protein, giving the protein MIRIENVCKAYGNGEEKLEVLKDISLTVEAGEFITIIGPSGSGKSTLLHTVGGLEEISSGQIFLDNEPIHQLKDSQLAKIRLEKVGFIFQQFQLLSSATALENVMMPLLNFFGKRDTRKKAEEALTRVGLSHRMNHLPSKLSGGEQQRVAIARALVTNPKLILADEPTGNLDSTNGENIISLLERIHQEDGVTIVLITHDKEIAYRADRVIHFLDGRIVREEVLKVR; this is encoded by the coding sequence GTGATCAGAATCGAAAACGTTTGTAAGGCGTATGGTAACGGTGAGGAAAAATTAGAAGTTTTAAAAGATATATCATTAACGGTGGAGGCAGGTGAGTTTATTACGATAATAGGTCCATCTGGTTCAGGAAAATCAACATTGCTCCATACAGTTGGGGGATTAGAGGAGATTAGCAGTGGTCAAATCTTCCTTGATAACGAGCCAATTCATCAATTAAAAGATTCCCAGTTAGCAAAAATTAGACTAGAAAAAGTCGGATTCATCTTTCAGCAGTTTCAGCTTTTATCTTCTGCCACCGCGTTAGAAAATGTCATGATGCCTTTGTTAAACTTCTTTGGTAAAAGGGATACTAGAAAAAAAGCAGAAGAAGCATTAACTAGAGTAGGTTTGTCTCACCGGATGAACCATTTACCTAGTAAACTATCTGGTGGGGAGCAACAACGAGTCGCGATTGCGAGAGCGCTCGTCACAAACCCTAAACTTATTTTAGCAGATGAGCCAACTGGAAACTTAGATTCAACCAATGGGGAGAATATTATTTCGTTACTTGAGAGGATTCACCAAGAAGACGGTGTTACCATCGTCTTAATTACCCATGATAAAGAAATTGCCTACAGAGCAGATCGAGTAATCCATTTCCTTGATGGAAGAATAGTAAGGGAAGAAGTGTTGAAAGTAAGATAG
- a CDS encoding sugar O-acetyltransferase produces the protein MKSEKEKMLAGEMYDPADPILLKEREEARRKVRIYNQTLETEAEKRTQILKELLGSTGENVYMEPNIRFDYGYNTHVGENFFANFDCTILDVCEVRFGDNCMLAPGVQIYTATHPLHPVERNTGKEYAKPIKFGNNVWIGGNAVINPGITVGDNVVIASGAVVTKDIPDNVVVGGNPAKIIKQIEI, from the coding sequence ATGAAAAGCGAAAAGGAAAAAATGTTGGCTGGAGAAATGTATGATCCTGCTGACCCTATTTTATTAAAAGAGCGTGAGGAAGCAAGGCGCAAAGTTAGAATCTACAATCAAACGTTAGAAACGGAAGCGGAAAAGCGTACACAGATATTGAAGGAGTTACTCGGATCCACAGGAGAAAATGTTTATATGGAGCCTAATATCCGTTTTGACTACGGTTACAATACACACGTAGGTGAGAACTTTTTTGCGAACTTTGACTGTACGATATTAGATGTTTGTGAAGTTCGGTTCGGAGATAATTGTATGCTTGCACCAGGGGTACAGATCTACACAGCAACACATCCCTTGCATCCAGTAGAACGAAATACAGGAAAAGAATACGCAAAACCGATCAAATTTGGAAACAATGTGTGGATTGGCGGAAATGCAGTCATCAATCCTGGAATTACGGTAGGAGACAACGTCGTTATTGCATCCGGTGCAGTCGTCACGAAAGACATACCAGACAACGTGGTAGTTGGCGGAAATCCTGCAAAAATTATTAAGCAGATTGAAATATAG
- a CDS encoding ArpU family phage packaging/lysis transcriptional regulator: MVAQLSFNLPEIDREATKKAVENSLEKYRFYLLSVPEEKIPRITASYSLIPPSNTNAFYSSTEQVAIERVDLERERLEYIERIRRAVNRLGTRERELIIKRYLEEDEVYDYEIYNELGMSERRYYRLKGRIFYKLAFILKIEIYKG; this comes from the coding sequence TTGGTGGCACAATTATCCTTTAATTTACCTGAAATTGACCGTGAAGCAACTAAAAAAGCTGTAGAGAATTCGCTCGAAAAGTATCGTTTTTATTTACTATCTGTTCCGGAAGAGAAGATTCCTAGAATAACAGCTTCCTACTCATTAATTCCACCTTCAAACACCAATGCATTTTATTCCTCCACTGAACAAGTGGCTATTGAAAGAGTAGATCTAGAACGTGAAAGGTTAGAGTATATCGAACGGATTAGAAGAGCTGTTAATCGTTTAGGAACTAGGGAGAGGGAGTTAATTATTAAACGGTACCTGGAAGAGGATGAGGTTTATGATTATGAGATTTATAATGAATTAGGGATGAGTGAAAGAAGGTATTATAGACTTAAAGGTAGAATATTTTATAAGCTAGCATTTATTTTAAAAATTGAAATTTACAAAGGATAA
- a CDS encoding matrixin family metalloprotease produces MKYKKSILALICLLLLLAPLSSVNAYVLQGNSFQHPTALRYYIDSSVLNKNYGGYAVTGGNTWNYSPVVQSSRSTSKIQSNVVWRYSNTDRGRTVATAFYYVQKNQPPVDIYFWRGFDGLSHSNKNETAVHEYGHALGLGHEDTKQSVMVSEGFNGTHMPYVDDYNGLEALYRR; encoded by the coding sequence TTGAAGTACAAAAAGTCAATATTAGCTTTAATCTGTTTATTATTATTATTAGCCCCTTTATCTTCAGTAAATGCTTATGTATTACAGGGGAATAGCTTTCAACATCCAACTGCTCTAAGGTATTACATTGATTCCTCAGTCCTAAATAAAAACTATGGTGGATATGCAGTTACTGGTGGGAATACTTGGAATTATTCTCCTGTAGTTCAATCTTCTAGAAGTACCTCAAAAATACAGTCAAATGTTGTATGGCGGTATTCTAATACAGACAGAGGGAGAACTGTAGCTACAGCTTTTTATTATGTGCAAAAAAACCAACCCCCAGTAGATATATATTTTTGGAGAGGATTTGATGGTTTGAGTCACAGTAATAAAAATGAAACTGCTGTACATGAATATGGTCATGCTTTGGGATTGGGTCATGAAGACACAAAACAATCTGTTATGGTATCAGAAGGATTTAATGGTACCCATATGCCGTATGTAGATGATTACAATGGTCTCGAAGCATTATATAGGAGGTAG
- a CDS encoding transposase: protein MLNNVRNHEAYLKFVVDQLTIHYHSKEFLKDFYSNQIVWCSLIDLTDTASLMENRYSSNPRGRKPRNPCDMLRSLLLMHFQKETSVDKWVFTLKTNLIFAILSGFSPDDVPGVGTFYDFFKRLWIHSSPHLSKRSKRKLKKPRKKERKIKSWTLKIQVY, encoded by the coding sequence ATGTTGAATAATGTTCGAAATCATGAAGCATATCTAAAATTTGTAGTTGACCAACTAACTATTCACTACCATAGTAAAGAGTTTTTAAAGGACTTTTACTCTAACCAAATTGTTTGGTGTTCCTTAATAGATTTAACGGATACAGCCAGCCTAATGGAAAATCGATATTCCTCTAACCCAAGAGGTAGAAAGCCGCGTAACCCATGTGATATGCTTCGAAGTTTATTGCTTATGCACTTCCAAAAAGAAACTAGTGTAGATAAATGGGTTTTTACCTTAAAAACGAATCTCATCTTTGCCATTCTTAGTGGGTTTTCACCGGATGATGTTCCTGGTGTTGGGACGTTTTATGACTTTTTTAAGCGCCTTTGGATTCATTCATCTCCGCATCTTTCTAAACGTAGTAAACGGAAGCTTAAAAAGCCTAGAAAAAAGGAAAGAAAAATCAAAAGCTGGACCCTAAAAATCCAAGTATATTGA
- a CDS encoding sugar O-acetyltransferase yields MKSEKQKMLAGEMYDPADPILLKEREEARRKVRIYNQTLETEAEKRTQLLKELLGSTGENVYMEPNIRFDYGYNTHVGENFFANFDCTILDVCEVRFGDNCMLAPGVQIYTATHPLHPVERNTGKEYAKPIKFGNNVWIGGNAVINPGITVGDNVVIASGAVVTKDIPDNVVVGGNPAKIIKQIEL; encoded by the coding sequence ATGAAAAGCGAAAAGCAAAAAATGTTGGCTGGAGAAATGTATGATCCTGCTGACCCTATTTTATTAAAAGAGCGTGAGGAAGCAAGGCGTAAAGTTAGGATTTACAATCAAACATTAGAGACGGAAGCGGAAAAGCGTACACAGTTATTGAAGGAGTTACTCGGATCCACAGGAGAAAATGTTTATATGGAGCCTAATATCCGTTTTGACTACGGATACAATACACACGTAGGTGAGAACTTTTTTGCGAACTTTGACTGTACAATATTAGATGTTTGTGAAGTACGGTTCGGGGATAATTGTATGCTTGCACCAGGGGTACAGATCTACACAGCAACCCATCCACTGCATCCAGTTGAACGAAATACAGGGAAAGAATATGCAAAACCAATCAAATTTGGAAACAATGTATGGATTGGCGGAAATGCAGTTATCAATCCTGGAATTACAGTAGGAGACAACGTCGTAATTGCATCCGGTGCAGTCGTCACGAAGGACATACCAGACAACGTGGTAGTTGGCGGAAATCCTGCAAAAATTATTAAGCAGATTGAATTATAG